In Candidatus Poribacteria bacterium, a single window of DNA contains:
- a CDS encoding EutN/CcmL family microcompartment protein has translation MYIAKVIGKVVSVIKHPAYDNRTLLLVQPLSLKSQLVRTPTIAVDYVGAGENDIVLVGAGPGVAQEVFEIETAPIRELVMGIIDRFDVSSEA, from the coding sequence ATGTACATTGCAAAGGTCATTGGTAAAGTGGTTTCGGTCATTAAGCACCCTGCCTATGACAATCGAACCCTTCTGCTTGTTCAACCGTTGAGTTTGAAATCGCAGTTGGTACGAACGCCGACGATCGCTGTTGACTATGTTGGGGCGGGAGAGAACGACATCGTGCTTGTTGGGGCAGGACCGGGCGTCGCCCAAGAGGTCTTTGAAATCGAAACTGCTCCCATAAGAGAGTTGGTTATGGGAATCATTGATCGGTTTGATGTGTCGAGTGAGGCGTGA
- a CDS encoding EutN/CcmL family microcompartment protein, giving the protein MDIAKVIGTIVATRKDPSLVGYRLLVVQPLDAEGGSIGDPVTAVDIQGAAGYGELVYIVTGGDAVFVSAERTMPVDVAVVGIVDSITVTEEVEE; this is encoded by the coding sequence ATGGATATTGCAAAGGTTATCGGTACCATTGTCGCAACTCGAAAAGATCCGAGCTTGGTGGGTTATCGGCTGTTGGTCGTACAACCCCTCGATGCGGAGGGCGGATCTATAGGCGATCCGGTCACCGCTGTTGATATACAAGGTGCGGCGGGGTATGGCGAATTGGTCTATATCGTCACCGGTGGAGACGCTGTATTTGTATCAGCGGAACGTACAATGCCGGTCGATGTGGCTGTGGTGGGAATTGTTGATTCGATTACCGTAACCGAAGAAGTGGAGGAGTGA